From a single Oceanobacillus kimchii X50 genomic region:
- a CDS encoding acyl-CoA thioesterase has translation MKSIEYIDDFSSWAEEFEFFITVDIRFSETDMYGHMNNVSPFIYFEEARIAYLRSLGLFNDFSNKEEGIIVADLQCNYLKQLFFGDQVNVHVKTKEVGNSSFDVHYMVTKGEFDVVLTARGRLVYIDANLGKSKPLTENMKEKLLGKPLLRHK, from the coding sequence ATGAAATCTATTGAGTATATAGATGATTTCAGCTCTTGGGCAGAAGAGTTTGAATTCTTCATAACTGTAGATATTCGTTTTTCTGAGACGGATATGTATGGGCATATGAATAATGTGTCTCCGTTTATTTATTTTGAAGAAGCAAGAATTGCATATTTACGTTCATTGGGACTTTTCAATGATTTTAGTAATAAAGAGGAAGGTATCATTGTTGCTGATCTCCAATGTAATTATTTAAAACAATTATTTTTTGGAGACCAAGTGAATGTTCATGTTAAAACTAAAGAAGTAGGTAATTCTTCTTTTGATGTGCATTATATGGTAACAAAAGGGGAGTTTGATGTTGTTCTTACAGCAAGAGGCAGGTTAGTTTATATAGATGCGAATCTTGGTAAGTCTAAACCGTTAACGGAGAATATGAAAGAAAAACTTTTAGGTAAACCTTTACTAAGGCACAAGTAA
- the sdhB gene encoding succinate dehydrogenase iron-sulfur subunit, which produces MGEQSKVTFIITRQDGPDSTPYEETFEIPYRQNMNVISALMEIRQNPVNSKGENTTPVMWDMNCLEEVCGACSMVINGTARQSCAALVDQLEQPIRLEPMSTFPVVRDLIVDRERMFDALKQVKAWIPIDGTHDLGPGPRMPENKRQWAYELSKCMTCGVCLEACPNVNDSSNFIGPAAISQARLFNAHPTGEMNASDRLNGLMEDGGIDGCGNSQNCVQVCPKGIPLTTSIAAMNRATNIQAFKNFFGSDQAL; this is translated from the coding sequence ATGGGTGAACAGAGTAAAGTTACTTTTATTATAACTAGACAAGACGGCCCTGATTCGACTCCTTATGAGGAAACGTTTGAGATTCCATATAGACAGAATATGAATGTTATTTCTGCGCTTATGGAAATCAGACAAAATCCTGTTAATAGTAAGGGAGAGAACACTACACCTGTAATGTGGGACATGAATTGCTTAGAGGAAGTTTGTGGAGCATGTTCTATGGTGATTAATGGGACGGCGAGACAATCTTGTGCTGCGTTGGTTGATCAATTAGAACAACCAATTCGTTTAGAACCAATGTCTACGTTTCCAGTAGTACGTGATTTAATTGTCGATCGAGAGCGTATGTTTGATGCATTAAAACAAGTAAAAGCTTGGATACCAATCGATGGTACACATGATTTAGGGCCTGGTCCTCGTATGCCAGAGAATAAACGTCAATGGGCATATGAATTGTCAAAATGTATGACATGTGGAGTATGTTTAGAAGCATGTCCAAATGTTAACGATAGCTCAAACTTTATCGGACCTGCAGCAATTTCGCAAGCTCGTCTGTTTAACGCACATCCAACTGGTGAAATGAATGCAAGTGACCGATTAAATGGCTTAATGGAAGACGGAGGTATTGATGGATGTGGGAATTCACAAAACTGTGTTCAAGTATGTCCAAAAGGTATCCCTTTAACCACTTCTATTGCAGCAATGAACAGAGCGACAAATATTCAAGCATTCAAAAACTTCTTTGGAAGTGACCAAGCGTTATAA
- the sdhA gene encoding succinate dehydrogenase flavoprotein subunit: MSNRKVAVVGGGLAGLMATIKAAEAGVKVDLFSIVPVKRSHSVCAQGGINGAVNTKGEGDSPWLHFDDTVYGGDFLANQPQVKAMCDAAPGIIHMFDRMGVMFNRTPEGLLDFRRFGGTQMHRTAYAGATTGQQLLYALDEQVRRYEVEGLVTKYEGWEFLEAVIDEEGIGRGIVAQDIKTHEIKAFRSDATIFATGGPGIIFGKSTNSMINTGSAASKLYQQGAKYANGEFIQIHPTAIPGDDKLRLMSESARGEGGRIWTYKDGEPWYFLEEKYPAYGNLVPRDIATREIFDVCVNQKLGINGENMVYLDLSHKDAKELDIKLGGIIEIYEKFVGEDPRKVPMKIFPAVHYSMGGLWIDENQMTSIPGIFAAGECDYSQHGGNRLGANSLLSAIYGGMVAGPKAIDYIDGLDQHVDDLPDELYQSREKAEQESFDELMNMEGTENAYQIHKELGEWMTDNVTVVRENEKLLKTDEKIKELLERWDNININDTSRWSNQGVMFTRQLKNMLHLARVITIGAYNRNESRGAHYKPEFPERNDEEFLKTTIAKFNPESNSPEFSYEEVDVSLIEPRKRDYTKKH; encoded by the coding sequence ATGAGTAATCGTAAAGTAGCAGTGGTTGGTGGTGGCTTGGCAGGACTAATGGCTACAATTAAAGCCGCTGAAGCTGGCGTAAAAGTAGATTTATTTTCTATCGTACCTGTAAAACGCTCTCACTCTGTATGTGCGCAAGGTGGTATAAATGGTGCTGTTAATACGAAAGGGGAAGGGGATTCTCCTTGGCTTCACTTTGATGATACGGTTTATGGTGGCGATTTCTTAGCCAATCAACCACAGGTGAAAGCGATGTGTGATGCAGCACCTGGCATTATACATATGTTTGACCGCATGGGGGTTATGTTTAACCGAACTCCAGAAGGTTTACTAGATTTCCGTAGATTCGGTGGAACACAAATGCACCGTACAGCATATGCAGGAGCAACAACTGGACAACAACTACTTTATGCTTTAGATGAGCAAGTTCGTCGTTACGAAGTAGAAGGTTTAGTAACAAAATATGAAGGCTGGGAATTCCTCGAAGCTGTTATTGATGAAGAAGGCATTGGTCGAGGGATTGTTGCTCAAGACATTAAAACACATGAAATCAAAGCATTCCGATCTGATGCAACTATATTTGCTACAGGTGGTCCTGGGATAATCTTCGGTAAATCAACAAATTCCATGATTAACACGGGTTCTGCAGCTAGTAAACTATATCAGCAAGGTGCAAAATATGCGAATGGAGAGTTTATTCAAATTCATCCAACTGCCATCCCTGGTGATGATAAATTGCGTCTTATGAGTGAGTCTGCACGTGGTGAAGGTGGACGAATTTGGACATATAAAGATGGGGAGCCATGGTATTTTCTAGAGGAGAAGTATCCTGCATATGGAAACCTTGTTCCTCGTGATATTGCTACTCGAGAAATTTTTGATGTATGTGTGAATCAAAAGTTAGGTATTAATGGGGAAAATATGGTTTATCTTGACCTATCTCATAAAGATGCGAAAGAACTCGACATCAAACTTGGTGGGATTATCGAAATCTATGAAAAATTTGTTGGTGAAGATCCTCGTAAAGTACCAATGAAAATCTTCCCTGCAGTACACTATTCAATGGGCGGATTATGGATTGATGAAAATCAAATGACAAGCATCCCTGGTATTTTTGCGGCTGGGGAGTGTGATTATTCACAGCATGGTGGGAACCGTTTAGGGGCAAACTCACTATTGTCAGCAATTTACGGTGGTATGGTAGCGGGTCCAAAAGCAATTGATTACATTGATGGCTTAGATCAACATGTAGATGATTTACCTGATGAATTATACCAATCTCGTGAAAAAGCAGAACAAGAAAGCTTTGATGAACTCATGAACATGGAAGGTACGGAGAATGCTTATCAAATTCATAAAGAATTAGGCGAGTGGATGACGGATAATGTTACAGTAGTTCGTGAGAATGAAAAACTCTTAAAAACCGATGAAAAAATAAAAGAGTTGTTAGAGCGTTGGGATAACATTAATATAAATGACACATCTCGTTGGAGTAACCAAGGTGTTATGTTTACACGTCAACTTAAAAATATGCTACATCTAGCACGTGTAATCACCATTGGTGCATACAATCGAAATGAAAGTCGTGGAGCTCATTACAAACCAGAATTCCCAGAGCGTAATGATGAAGAATTTTTGAAAACCACCATAGCTAAATTCAATCCAGAATCGAATTCTCCTGAGTTTAGCTATGAAGAAGTAGATGTTTCTTTAATTGAACCGCGTAAGCGTGATTATACTAAAAAACACTAG
- a CDS encoding succinate dehydrogenase cytochrome b558 subunit: MAEHREFFYRRLHSLLGVVPIGIFLVQHLLINHFAVYGEESFNTAAGFMKNLPFVLLLEIFVIYLPILFHAILGVYIVFVAKQNTRRYGFFRNWMFRFQRITGIVLVVFIAWHVFETRVQIGLGNAELDYSLMEGILTNPFMFWFYVVGVIAAVFHFANGLWSFLVTWGITQTPKSQRISTYVCLGVFLAVSYLGIRSLITFAYGI, encoded by the coding sequence ATGGCAGAGCATCGTGAGTTTTTCTACAGAAGACTGCATTCGTTACTAGGGGTTGTTCCCATTGGGATCTTCTTAGTGCAGCATTTACTTATTAATCATTTTGCTGTGTATGGGGAAGAAAGTTTCAATACAGCTGCTGGGTTCATGAAGAACCTACCGTTTGTATTACTGTTAGAAATTTTTGTAATCTATTTACCAATTTTGTTTCATGCGATTTTAGGGGTTTATATTGTATTTGTCGCAAAACAGAATACACGTAGATATGGATTTTTTCGAAACTGGATGTTTAGATTTCAACGTATAACCGGAATCGTACTTGTAGTATTTATTGCATGGCACGTATTTGAAACAAGAGTTCAGATAGGTTTAGGAAATGCAGAACTTGATTATAGCCTGATGGAAGGTATTTTAACGAATCCATTCATGTTTTGGTTCTATGTAGTTGGTGTTATTGCTGCAGTATTCCATTTTGCAAATGGTCTGTGGAGTTTCCTTGTTACATGGGGAATTACACAAACTCCAAAATCACAACGTATCTCAACTTATGTGTGTTTGGGCGTATTTTTAGCAGTGAGCTATCTTGGAATTAGATCATTAATTACATTTGCTTATGGAATTTAA
- a CDS encoding YslB family protein encodes MSKKYQTFDVPQLDNLHTPGAGYDILRYIGLPELFGEEKDILLYFLGKNIARKFNINTLEDIILFFEKSGWGTLELIKSKRKERVFQLLSDSIVLRLSSEIDTEFRLEAGFLAEAIQQIEGTECECVESINKRIKQVEFAVHLTEE; translated from the coding sequence ATGTCAAAAAAGTACCAAACGTTTGATGTACCTCAATTAGATAATTTACATACACCAGGAGCGGGTTATGACATCCTGCGTTATATTGGATTACCAGAATTATTTGGGGAAGAAAAAGATATATTACTATATTTTTTAGGAAAGAATATTGCTAGAAAGTTTAATATAAATACCTTAGAAGACATTATTTTATTCTTTGAGAAAAGTGGTTGGGGTACACTAGAACTCATAAAAAGTAAAAGAAAAGAAAGAGTTTTCCAACTGTTATCTGATTCAATAGTGCTTCGACTCAGTTCAGAAATAGATACTGAATTTCGTTTGGAGGCTGGTTTTTTGGCTGAGGCAATTCAACAAATCGAAGGAACAGAATGTGAATGTGTGGAGTCGATAAATAAGCGTATTAAACAAGTTGAATTTGCCGTTCACTTAACAGAAGAGTAA
- the uvrC gene encoding excinuclease ABC subunit UvrC produces the protein MNENIERKLSILPQQPGCYLMKDKNGTVIYVGKSKKLRNRVRSYFRGANDRKTQRLVQEIRDFEYMVTSSEIEALILEMNLIKKYDPRYNVMLKDDKSYPYLKITSERHPRLIVTRRLKKDKGKYFGPYPNVIAARETKKLLDRMYPLRKCNNPSGRPCLYYHMGQCKACAEHPPSIKEYQEIVQEISSFLQGGFKDIRKNLSGEMQKASEELNFERAKEIRDTIQHIDATMEQQKMTLNDQMDRDIFGYSYDKGWMCVQVFFIRQGKLIERDTSVFPFFDSPEETIVSFIGRFYLHENHLKPKQVLVPVGIDNELIAEVLETQVHTPLRGRKKELVQLACKNAEISLNEKFQLIEKDEERTIQAIEDLGEQLSIETPHRIEAFDNSNIQGTDPVSAMIVFEDGKPNKKEYRKYKIRDVQGPDDYDTMREVVRRRYTRVLKENLPLPDLIIVDGGKGQMSAAIEVLEDELGLDIPLAGLAKDDRHKTSELIYGMPPIVVPLERQSQAFYLVQRIQDEVHRFAITFHRQLRGKNLFQSELDKIPGVGEKRKKLLLSHFKSVKEIKKASIEDMRKLGVPSNIAELVLNHLNSPDDET, from the coding sequence ATGAATGAAAATATAGAGAGAAAACTGTCTATATTACCACAACAACCTGGTTGTTATTTAATGAAAGATAAAAATGGAACTGTTATTTATGTTGGGAAATCGAAAAAATTAAGAAATCGAGTGCGGTCTTATTTTAGGGGGGCGAATGATCGGAAAACACAGCGATTAGTTCAAGAAATTCGCGATTTTGAATATATGGTTACCTCTTCAGAGATTGAAGCATTGATTTTGGAAATGAATCTAATTAAAAAATATGACCCTAGATACAATGTCATGTTAAAGGACGATAAATCGTACCCTTATTTAAAAATCACCTCAGAAAGGCATCCTCGTTTAATTGTTACTAGGCGATTAAAAAAAGATAAAGGCAAGTACTTTGGACCATATCCTAATGTAATTGCTGCAAGAGAAACAAAAAAACTACTAGATCGAATGTATCCTTTGCGAAAATGCAATAATCCATCAGGAAGACCATGCCTATATTATCATATGGGACAATGCAAAGCTTGTGCAGAACATCCACCTTCTATAAAAGAATATCAAGAAATTGTACAAGAGATCAGCTCTTTTTTACAGGGCGGTTTTAAGGATATAAGAAAAAATTTATCGGGTGAAATGCAAAAGGCAAGTGAAGAGTTGAATTTTGAACGTGCAAAAGAAATAAGGGATACTATACAACATATTGATGCTACTATGGAACAACAAAAAATGACGTTAAATGACCAAATGGATAGAGATATCTTTGGATACAGTTATGACAAAGGATGGATGTGTGTCCAAGTTTTCTTCATACGACAGGGGAAATTAATTGAAAGAGATACAAGTGTTTTCCCGTTTTTTGATAGTCCTGAAGAAACAATAGTTAGCTTTATAGGAAGATTTTATTTACATGAAAATCATTTGAAACCAAAACAAGTATTAGTTCCGGTTGGTATCGACAATGAATTAATAGCTGAAGTGCTGGAGACACAAGTGCATACACCATTAAGAGGAAGAAAAAAAGAATTAGTACAATTGGCTTGTAAGAATGCAGAAATCTCCTTGAATGAGAAATTTCAACTAATTGAAAAAGACGAAGAACGAACAATTCAAGCAATAGAAGATTTGGGGGAACAATTAAGTATTGAGACTCCACATAGAATTGAAGCGTTTGATAATTCAAATATCCAAGGGACAGATCCAGTCTCTGCGATGATTGTCTTTGAAGATGGCAAGCCAAACAAAAAAGAATATCGTAAGTATAAAATTCGCGATGTTCAAGGCCCTGATGATTATGATACGATGCGAGAAGTTGTTCGAAGACGATATACGCGAGTATTGAAAGAAAACTTACCGTTACCAGATTTAATTATAGTTGATGGCGGTAAAGGTCAAATGTCTGCAGCGATTGAAGTGTTAGAAGATGAATTAGGTTTAGACATACCTTTAGCTGGACTAGCCAAAGATGACCGTCATAAAACAAGTGAATTGATATATGGTATGCCACCTATAGTGGTTCCGCTTGAAAGACAATCTCAAGCCTTTTATCTTGTCCAACGAATTCAAGATGAAGTGCATCGGTTCGCAATTACATTTCATCGTCAATTAAGAGGGAAGAATTTATTTCAATCTGAATTGGATAAGATCCCAGGTGTTGGTGAAAAGAGAAAAAAACTTTTACTCTCACATTTTAAATCAGTTAAAGAAATTAAAAAAGCATCTATAGAAGATATGAGAAAACTTGGAGTTCCTAGTAATATAGCTGAATTAGTATTGAATCATTTAAATTCACCAGATGATGAAACATAA
- the trxA gene encoding thioredoxin, producing the protein MAIKHVTDQNFTEETSKGLVLADFWAPWCGPCKMIAPVLEELDGEMEEKVQIVKLDVDENQETAGKFGVMSIPTLLLFKDGDVVDQVIGFQPKEALEDLINKHA; encoded by the coding sequence ATGGCTATTAAGCATGTAACTGACCAAAACTTCACAGAAGAAACTTCAAAAGGTCTTGTATTGGCTGACTTTTGGGCACCGTGGTGTGGACCTTGTAAAATGATAGCACCAGTATTAGAAGAACTTGATGGTGAAATGGAAGAAAAAGTACAAATTGTTAAATTAGATGTAGATGAAAATCAAGAAACTGCAGGTAAATTTGGTGTTATGAGTATCCCGACATTACTATTATTTAAAGACGGCGATGTAGTGGATCAAGTCATTGGATTCCAGCCGAAAGAAGCTCTAGAAGATCTTATAAACAAACACGCATAA
- a CDS encoding electron transfer flavoprotein subunit alpha/FixB family protein, whose amino-acid sequence MSDKILVIGELRDDEIRNVSFEAIAAAKKIDANAEVVGLLLGSGNIETQGQSLIAYGADRVIVVSHDNLKTYTSEGYGQAVMKVVNDESPTGIVMGHTSIGKDLTPKIASKLNTGLVSDVVDIEDDGVFVRPIYSGKAFEKKVITDGITFITIRPNNIPALDKDESRSGEVSSVDVDISDLRTVIKDVIRKASEGVDLSEANVIVAGGRGVKSADGFKPLYELAEILGGAVGASRGACDADYCDYALQIGQTGKVVTPDLYIAVGISGAIQHLAGMSNSKVIVAINKDPESNIFNVADYGIVGDLFEVIPLLIEEVKKVKVAM is encoded by the coding sequence ATGAGTGACAAAATTTTAGTAATTGGTGAATTAAGAGATGACGAGATACGTAATGTTTCATTTGAAGCGATTGCAGCAGCTAAAAAAATTGATGCTAATGCAGAAGTTGTAGGATTGCTTTTAGGTAGCGGAAATATCGAAACCCAAGGTCAATCATTAATTGCTTATGGTGCTGATCGTGTGATTGTAGTTTCTCATGATAATTTGAAAACGTATACATCAGAAGGATACGGGCAAGCAGTTATGAAAGTGGTTAATGATGAATCACCAACAGGAATAGTAATGGGACACACTTCGATTGGTAAAGACTTAACACCGAAAATTGCAAGTAAATTAAACACTGGACTTGTATCAGATGTGGTAGATATAGAAGATGATGGTGTATTTGTACGCCCTATTTACTCTGGAAAGGCATTTGAAAAAAAAGTAATCACTGATGGAATTACTTTTATAACGATACGTCCCAATAATATACCTGCTCTTGACAAAGATGAATCGAGATCAGGTGAAGTTAGCTCTGTGGATGTGGATATTAGTGATTTACGAACTGTGATTAAGGATGTTATTAGAAAAGCATCTGAAGGAGTAGATTTATCTGAAGCAAATGTAATTGTAGCAGGTGGTAGAGGTGTGAAAAGTGCAGATGGCTTTAAGCCGTTATATGAATTAGCGGAAATACTTGGAGGAGCAGTTGGTGCTTCACGAGGTGCATGTGACGCAGATTACTGTGATTACGCTCTTCAGATCGGTCAAACTGGTAAAGTAGTAACTCCTGATTTATATATTGCAGTAGGAATATCTGGAGCGATTCAACACTTAGCCGGTATGTCTAATTCGAAAGTGATTGTTGCTATAAACAAAGATCCAGAATCAAATATTTTTAATGTAGCGGATTATGGTATTGTTGGAGATCTATTTGAAGTAATTCCATTGTTGATTGAAGAAGTAAAAAAAGTTAAAGTAGCAATGTAA
- a CDS encoding electron transfer flavoprotein subunit beta/FixA family protein — MNIYVLLKKTFDTEEKITVSGGRIEDDSAEYIINPYDEYAVEEAIVQRDEHGGEVTVVTVGDEESEKQLRTALAMGADKAVLINTEEDIEDGDQYTTAKILEAFFEGKEVDLILAGNVAIDEASGQVGPRLAALLDIPYVSTITSLKIDGETVSIEKDVEGDVEIVETSLPLLVTCQQGLNEPRYPSLPGIMKAKKKPLEEIEMDDLDLDEDDVEAKTKTVEVYLPPEKEAGKILEGEPADQVKELVSLLKNEKKVL; from the coding sequence ATGAATATATATGTACTTTTAAAGAAAACTTTTGACACAGAAGAAAAAATTACTGTCTCAGGCGGTAGAATTGAAGATGATAGTGCAGAATACATTATCAATCCTTATGATGAATATGCAGTTGAAGAAGCAATTGTACAACGTGATGAACATGGTGGAGAGGTTACTGTAGTAACGGTTGGTGATGAAGAATCAGAAAAACAACTACGTACTGCACTAGCAATGGGTGCCGATAAAGCTGTGTTGATAAATACAGAAGAAGATATTGAAGATGGAGATCAATATACTACCGCTAAAATATTAGAAGCATTTTTTGAAGGGAAAGAAGTAGACTTGATTCTTGCTGGAAATGTAGCCATTGATGAAGCAAGTGGACAGGTGGGGCCACGTTTAGCAGCACTATTAGACATTCCTTATGTTTCAACAATAACTAGCCTGAAAATTGATGGTGAGACAGTTTCTATTGAAAAAGATGTAGAAGGTGACGTTGAGATTGTTGAAACAAGTTTACCTCTGCTAGTTACATGTCAACAAGGATTAAATGAACCTCGTTATCCTTCGTTACCAGGGATAATGAAAGCGAAGAAAAAACCATTGGAAGAAATTGAAATGGATGACTTAGATTTGGATGAAGATGATGTGGAAGCAAAAACAAAAACAGTAGAAGTATATCTTCCCCCAGAAAAAGAAGCGGGCAAGATTTTAGAAGGAGAACCTGCTGATCAAGTGAAAGAACTAGTATCCTTATTGAAAAACGAGAAAAAAGTACTTTAG